From one Dermacentor silvarum isolate Dsil-2018 chromosome 3, BIME_Dsil_1.4, whole genome shotgun sequence genomic stretch:
- the LOC119446246 gene encoding beta-1,4-galactosyltransferase galt-1 — MRRTQQLLLLLCVFVGGFVIGINYRLNTSVVRDSPEQQQQRRRHSSTIQQRRRASPYFTADGAEWMDAWVKVSANVYLYSAYLDPRLGANATVVRVVGLMRLNPTLKVNCSCLIDDRPEKPAQPVVAEVEFLQDHHNAKYDGVFIICPYHASNDSETPRTVRVTVTGAEVGTSSRIPVHYRARSPGAQELDSLALCVRPFYGGVPKAHDLMHFLAYYSLHGVQRFTFYAYTSDYDVNKYLRKHRDRLKIDFLAWSLPAAKKAWALAQGSFTQDCLYRHANASRRVLIVDLDEFVFPLPGRGKPRTIAELVAKFPASKTCLVVRNVFWMRAASRIDRPFIFASLNRSRHVWPMGIRSKYFADPLGVLEGGIHFCRRFLPGVRANDKQDWVRQALLYHYRNLPSGKYARDTSMLVWREPVMASPLIPKPDIWSRVAFKVRDFMWNSFDVVLKLV, encoded by the exons ATGCGAAGGACCCAGCAACTGCTGCTGCTTCTATGCGTGTTCGTGGGCGGATTCGTCATCGGCATCAACTACAGGCTAAACACGAGCGTCGTCCGGGACTCTcccgagcagcagcagcagcggcggcgtcACTCATCGACAATTCAGCAAAGAAGAAGAGCGTCGCCCTACTTCACCGCGGACGGCGCCGAATGGATGGACGCGTGGGTGAAAGTGAGCGCCAACGTGTATCTCTACTCGGCCTACCTCGACCCACGGTTGGGCGCCAACGCGACTGTTGTGCGCGTCGTGGGACTCATGCGTCTCAATCCGACGCTGAAGGTCAACTGCTCCTGCCTGATCGACGACCGGCCCGAGAAGCCCGCCCAGCCTGTCGTTGCCGAAGTGGAGTTCCTTcag GACCACCACAACGCCAAGTACGACGGCGTCTTCATCATCTGCCCTTACCACGCGTCGAACGACTCCGAGACGCCACGGACTGTGCGGGTGACCGTCACCGGAGCCGAGGTCGGAACGTCTTCGAGGATCCCGGTCCACTACAGGGCACGCTCTCCCGGCGCTCAAGAACTGGACTCCCTCGCGCTCTGCGTTCGGCCTTTCTACGGTGGAGTGCCCAAGGCGCACGACCTGATGCACTTCCTGGCATACTACTCACTCCACGGCGTCCAGAGGTTCACCTTCTACGCTTACACTTCCGACTACGACGTGAACAAGTACCTGCGGAAACACCGAGACCGCTTGAAAATCGACTTCCTCGCCTGGTCTCTACCGGCTGCCAAGAAGGCTTGGGCCCTGGCTCAGGGCTCCTTCACGCAGGACTGCCTGTACCGGCACGCGAATGCTTCGCGGCGGGTTCTGATCGTAGACCTGGACGAGTTCGTGTTTCCGCTTCCCGGCCGTGGCAAGCCCCGTACCATAGCCGAACTCGTGGCCAAGTTTCCGGCGTCCAAGACGTGCCTCGTAGTGCGCAACGTATTCTGGATGCGGGCGGCCTCCAGGATAGATCGGCCTTTCATCTTCGCGAGCCTGAACCGCAGTCGCCACGTTTGGCCAATGGGCATCAGAAGCAAGTACTTCGCGGATCCCCTGGGCGTTCTGGAAGGAGGGATACACTTCTGCAGGCGCTTCCTGCCCGGCGTCCGAGCCAACGACAAGCAGGATTGGGTGCGCCAGGCGCTCCTGTACCATTACCGCAACTTGCCGAGCGGAAAATACGCTAGGGACACGAGCATGCTGGTTTGGAGGGAGCCAGTGATGGCTTCGCCATTGATACCGAAGCCAGACATTTGGAGCCGCGTTGCGTTCAAAGTGCGCGACTTCATGTGGAACAGTTTCGACGTGGTGCTGAAACTTGTTTAG